Proteins encoded within one genomic window of Nordella sp. HKS 07:
- a CDS encoding helix-turn-helix domain-containing protein → MAHITRGSVWYAIEKDPIAAAAMECKSKVLIMVQKKLKEKGWTQAEAAKHLKTDQPRISDLMNGNISNFSIDMLLGFLDRLGRPA, encoded by the coding sequence ATGGCACATATCACTCGTGGGAGTGTCTGGTATGCGATTGAGAAGGACCCAATCGCCGCCGCGGCGATGGAGTGCAAGTCGAAGGTCCTAATAATGGTGCAGAAAAAGCTCAAGGAGAAGGGCTGGACCCAGGCCGAGGCTGCCAAGCACCTCAAGACCGATCAGCCCCGCATCTCCGACTTGATGAATGGCAATATCAGCAACTTCTCGATTGATATGCTGCTTGGCTTTCTCGATCGCCTAGGACGTCCAGCGTGA
- a CDS encoding DUF763 domain-containing protein, which produces MVRRSGSADLPLHGGHVPSWLADRMAVLGSVICQAIVHHYGRDEFLRRLSHPFWFQSFGALMGMDWHSSGITTSVIGALKRGLAPLGRELGIHVCGGRGRHSRKTPEELTMLGDQLGLDAAALTRASRLVAKVDSAAVQDGFDLYLHGFFVTDEGLWTVVQQGMNGDKRQARRYHWHSQGLVSFVDQPHTAIDGPAQGEIINLTDQRAERSRSAQVDLLAVWGPDRIIDEWRTLNHAAEDEQPILPHLVMPAHHDVRSSMICGNLNSPHCQVTMVETTQTACAQWLLVLEEKDRAASDIRVYCFPLLPDKH; this is translated from the coding sequence ATGGTGAGGCGTAGCGGTAGTGCCGATTTACCGCTCCATGGCGGGCACGTGCCGTCATGGCTGGCTGATCGCATGGCGGTCTTGGGCAGCGTAATTTGCCAGGCGATTGTCCACCATTATGGCCGCGACGAGTTTCTCAGGCGGCTTTCGCACCCATTCTGGTTTCAATCCTTCGGCGCCCTCATGGGGATGGACTGGCATTCCTCGGGCATCACGACCAGTGTTATCGGCGCTCTAAAGCGCGGCCTTGCCCCGCTCGGACGGGAACTCGGCATTCACGTCTGCGGTGGCCGCGGTCGGCATTCCCGAAAGACGCCGGAGGAACTGACGATGCTGGGCGACCAACTAGGTCTCGACGCCGCGGCGCTCACGCGTGCAAGCCGGCTCGTGGCGAAAGTGGACAGCGCGGCCGTCCAGGACGGCTTCGATCTTTACCTGCACGGCTTCTTTGTGACGGATGAGGGGCTGTGGACCGTCGTTCAACAAGGAATGAACGGCGACAAGCGCCAAGCCCGCCGCTATCATTGGCACTCGCAGGGTCTGGTGAGCTTCGTCGATCAACCACACACCGCGATCGATGGTCCCGCGCAGGGTGAGATCATCAACCTTACCGACCAGCGCGCCGAACGGTCGCGTAGCGCCCAGGTCGATCTTCTTGCCGTTTGGGGACCGGACCGCATCATCGATGAATGGCGCACCTTGAACCATGCGGCAGAGGACGAGCAGCCGATATTGCCGCATCTCGTCATGCCGGCCCATCATGATGTTCGCTCCAGCATGATTTGCGGAAACTTAAACTCCCCGCACTGCCAAGTCACGATGGTTGAGACCACCCAAACCGCCTGTGCGCAGTGGCTGCTTGTTCTGGAGGAGAAAGACCGAGCAGCTAGTGACATCAGGGTATACTGCTTTCCATTGCTCCCAGACAAACACTAG
- a CDS encoding Rap1a/Tai family immunity protein: MSWVRTVAAFGVLVCLTLAPPAAAKSMWNSNKLYTECSRSGPRCASYLAAVVDTANEAALIATQKLAICLPPKAKVEKLRKVVLKELEVQPQARASSAASVALRALKRKWPCPTHFGTD; the protein is encoded by the coding sequence ATGTCGTGGGTTAGGACAGTCGCCGCTTTTGGGGTGCTCGTGTGTCTGACGCTGGCACCACCCGCTGCAGCAAAAAGCATGTGGAACAGCAACAAGCTTTATACCGAGTGCAGTCGGTCAGGCCCTCGCTGTGCGTCCTATCTTGCCGCAGTTGTTGATACAGCAAATGAGGCAGCGCTCATTGCCACACAAAAATTGGCGATCTGCCTCCCTCCAAAAGCAAAGGTGGAGAAGCTCCGAAAAGTTGTCTTGAAGGAGTTGGAGGTACAACCACAAGCTCGCGCAAGCTCAGCTGCTTCCGTTGCTTTGAGGGCGCTCAAGAGAAAGTGGCCGTGCCCCACCCACTTCGGGACGGACTGA
- a CDS encoding isochorismatase family protein has protein sequence MLAARRSPRDARARPKRFAKPGHVKFVIDDVNHERRPTQFGIRRMIVIGMIAHTCIDATGRFAMELGYDVTLVKDAIADFNAEAMRAAHAINGPTYAPAITTTDELITALGVRSVSKANRQRSDLSQLE, from the coding sequence GTGCTAGCGGCGCGGCGCAGCCCGCGTGATGCGCGCGCGAGGCCAAAGCGCTTCGCAAAGCCTGGTCATGTAAAGTTCGTCATCGACGATGTGAACCACGAGCGGCGGCCGACGCAGTTCGGCATCCGGCGCATGATTGTTATCGGCATGATCGCCCATACTTGCATAGATGCGACCGGACGCTTCGCGATGGAGCTCGGCTACGATGTCACCTTGGTCAAAGATGCCATAGCCGACTTCAATGCTGAAGCGATGCGCGCTGCGCACGCGATCAACGGACCTACTTACGCCCCCGCTATCACTACAACCGATGAGCTTATCACCGCACTCGGCGTCCGAAGTGTGAGCAAGGCGAACCGTCAGCGGAGTGATCTGAGTCAACTCGAGTAA